CCCGGGCGGCCGAGCGCCTGCAGCACGACGCGGCCCAGCTTCGGGAGCTCTTCCTGGGCTTGGTGAGAGTCCGTTAGGGGAGCAGCTGGGCGGGAGTCTCAGTGGTTGGGCGGGGCCGAAGGGGGACTCGAGACCTACCCGCGGTGCTCAGGGCCTGGAGGAGAGTGTTCAGTGCGCGCCCGTGCTCCTCGCTCTTCGGGATCTGCTGAACCTCCGCGACCCCATGCTACTTGGCCTCGAGGTGGCAGGCCTGCGACAAAAATTTCCTGACGTGAGGTGTGAAGACTGGTGTTGGGGGGGTGGAGCGGGGGCGGGCTTGGGAGGAGTGGGGCGGAGGTGACACGCACCCCTGTGGCGTCCCCTAGCGAGGATCACGTCTCTGCCCTCTTGGACCTGCGCGGGGACGTGTCGCGAGAGCAGCGCCTGGCCGCACTCAGCTCCCTGCAGGCCGGCCCACAGCCCTCGCCCGCCGCGGGTCGCCGCGCACTCTTCAGCCTCGTGCCAGCACCTACGCCTACGCTGTCCTCCTGCCTTCCCTCGGGGCCCTGTGCCTGACCCCGGGCTGCCCCCCGAATACAGGGCCGGCCCCCAGAGCCTGAATTGTGTCCTGGGGAAGggggaatgaaataaaaatgcgATGACTAGGGGGTCCACGCTCAGCGAAACGCCTAAGGTACCCTGGCTCCGGTCCTGATGTATGCGCGGCACCTCCCGTATCCTGGCGTCGGCCGGTGTGGACGCGGCTCCCAAGTACCGAGCTTCCGCCCCCACAGGCGGACTGCAGCCCCCCTGTCGGCGCCAGGGCACTGTGTGCAGGCCCTGACCGCGAGGCCCCGGGCACCCGGCGCACCGCAACGCCCCGGCCCGCGTGGAGGGGGCGGGCTTAAGGCACGGCCGCGCCCAGGGGCGTGACCCGGTGGCGGACACCGCCCCTCCGctcgcccggccccgcccctgcctcctCGGGCGCGCGCCGCCGCCGAGATTGACGTGACTACGCGCGCCTTCGCGTCAGCGTGCGCGCGCCCGAGTGCGTGCGTCACCGGCGGTCGGCTCCCGCGGGCCGGGCGGCCGGTGACTGGTGGCTGCGGAGAGGGGACGGCGGTGGCgagaagaggagagaacaggTGGGGGCGCGGTACGCGGGCGGAACCCCCAACCCCCGAGAGGCCGCGGAGGCGCGCGACGCGATCCCTACTCCTCTAGCCGAGAACCCCCCTCCATTGTCCTGCGGCTCCGCCCTCCATTGGCCACGCCCTTTGTCCCATCCTCCGCCTCTTATTGGCTGCAGGTCACGCCCCTCCTCTATCTCCCCGTCCCCATTGGCTCCCCTTCCACGTTACCTTCTCCGGGAGTTTTTTATTGGCGCAGGCCACACCCTCTCATTTGTCACCAGACCCCGCCTAGTGTCCCGGCTCCTCCCCAGtcatctttcattcattcctcatGTAGTGTTGGGTGCTTGGGACATGGGGGTCAGTCAGACctgtccctgccctcagagagtTAAGGGGGTGGTGAGAGAACACGGATCTGGGCTCCGACAGTGACAGCTTAGGGTGGTAAAGGAGCCGCCCAGACACTGGGAGCCTCCAAGACGCCAGGAAGGCCTCCCGGAGGAGGTGAGACCCAAGCCGGGCCCTGAGGAATGTTTAGGGATTTGCTACAGAGACATTGCGAGGGCAATCTTggcaaaagaagtgaaagaaacagTTGTATTCTTGGTCATTGCGAAGACGTAGGTCGAATGAAAGAGGGGGGAGTGGAGATGAAGGCGATTGATCCAGAGATTGTGCCCAGAGACGAGTGAGGAGTCCAGAAAAGTGTGCAGTTGGTTGAGAAGAGTAAAGTCTGAGGCCtgaaatcttttcaaagagctggtcaccaggcagagggaagggaggtgggggcaggggaccaGATCTAGATAGGGAGACATAGTGTGGACAAGGAATGTTTCCAGTTCTGAGAAGAAATACTCTTGGGTtcgtttattgagcacctgctctgggtcaggcactgttctgggttCTGGGGACACAGCTGTTGAACATTCGAAAGGAGAAAGCAGATAACTATACTATACTGTGCTTCATATGGTGATAACTACTTCAGAAACCAATAATGTGGGGAAGGGAAGATTGTggtggagaggaaagaggaggttCACCATTTTATAGAGAGTGATTCAAGGAGACTTGTCTAATAGCATATCTGTGCAGAAATCTGAGGAAAGTGGGAGAGGTGAGTCCTGTGGCTATATGGGGAGAAGCATTCCAGATAGGGGACATGTTCGGTTTTAGATGCTTATTGTACTTTTAGGTAAAGATGTTGAATTGAGAACTGGCAACACCAGTCTGAAGTTTATAGAAGTCTGGGCTGATGTGTTTGAAACATGAAAGCAGATGAAATCACTCTGGGAGTAAGTATAAACGGAGAAGAGGGGAGAAGTGTCCATAGAAGTTTCCAAGTCCTGAGCCATTACAGTGTTAAGAGGTCAGGAAGATAGGAATGATGAGCAAAAAAGGCCAAGAGGTAACAGCCAGTGAGGCAGGAGAATATGTTTGAGCGTATTTGGGAAGCCAAGTGGGGAACATGTTTCCAAGATGAGATGATTAATTATGTCCTGTGCACTGTTCAATGTGAAGATCATTGATGACCTTGGTCAGATTCAGCTCAATTTTAATGGAGAGTGGGGATAAAAACCTAATTGGAGTGAAACGTAAGAGAGAAGCGGAAAGAAGGGTTGAGACTGTGTAcagatgggtgatgggtgttgTGCTGCAATAATGAGCAGCTGGCGGGAGATGTGGGGCTAGAGGAGTTTGGGGTCAAGtgggggtttggttttgttttttttaggacAGAAATAACAGCATGTATTTATGCTGATGGAAAGAATCCAGTAGAGAGGAAGAGATTGATGGCGTTGGAGAAATGCTGGAATTGTGGCCCTGAGCAGGCAGAGGAGTTCAAAGTCTGGAGCCTTCAGACAGTCTCTTGGGAGAGACTGGATTGTTCTGAGCCCTAGTACAGAGCAAGGGGTGAACATGCCAACGCTGGCCTGGGATGACCACTAGAAAGAGGCCTCTGATAGGAGACAGACCAGGAATTGCCTTGAATTTGCTGaagtctccctctgctccccaaaaGCTGATCCTAATTTGGATTTGAACAGATGACCCAGAGGAGAGAGGACCCATTCCAGGTGGAGGAAGTAACATAATCAAGGGACATGCAGGCCCCTGACCTGACTGAGGCCAActggggtggaggaggtggtggagctAGATGGGATGCGAGGGGTGAGACCGAGAAAATGCCATAGGCGGAAGGCAGGTTGAAGGTAGTGAGGCCCCCTCAGCCGTCCTCCTGGCAGCTGGGGCTACGCCACCAGGTCGCAGTCTAGGTGGGCGCTGAGCACGAGTTGGGGCTCGGGCCTTGCTCTCAGCAGCTCATAGGCTAAGGGGATTCCAGAACCACCATCTAGGTGAGTGCATAGTTCCTGCTTTCCCCCAGTCCAGCTTCCTTGGATGAGCCTGCCTGGAGGGAATGGACACCGGGAAGGGGGTGAGAGGCAGCTACCCTGACCCCTGGTGGCAGGCCCCGAGCCCACTGAACACCTGGCCAGGGCATTGTGGAGCGCAAGGCCTGTTGGTACTCAGGCCACACCGGCTCATAATGGTCTCCACATGCCCTTCTGTGTCCCCAGAAGTCGACAGTGTGGGGAGTTGGAGTGACCCGGCTGGATGTGACCCCCAGGACAGAATGGTGCTGGACTCAGGGGCTCAGGTGTATGAACAGGCACCCCCCAGCCCGCCAGCTAGTCCCTCATCTTTGGGCCATCGGCTGAAGCCCTCAGACCGAGATGGGACACTGCTGTACCCCTGGCCTCGGTCCCTGGCCTTGCCCCTGGCTCTGTCAATCCCCTCAGCTCTGCCGCCCAGGCCTGAGCTGCAGCCCTTCTCAGAGCTGCACTTGGGCCACCGTGGCCACATGCGTCGCAGTGAGAGCACCTATACTGTAAATAGTACTGGCCGGCGGGGAGGTGGCACCCAGGGTCGGGCCCCACCTGGAAGGGCACGGGACCCAGGTGGGGGCACCCTGCGGTCTGCGGCCTCCCTGCCTCACATTGCTAAGACTCGAAAGGATGCAGGCCGTGGTGCCAGCAAGAGCCCTTGCATGTTGGTGGCCTTACGGCCAACCAATATGGACCGTGAGCGGGACAAGTTCTTCCAGTCCCACTACACCTACAACCCACAGTTCGAGTACCAGGAACCCATGCCCACGGCTGTGCTGGAGAAGTACTGTGAGGCTTCTGGACAGTTCATCCATCAGGTCAGTCTGGCCTGCCCACCTTACCCTGGTTCTGATCACCCAAGAGGCCTGGTCTGACCAGCCACTGCAACCCTGTTACAGGCAGTTGGCATCATTGAGGCGGTCCTGGAGAAGTTTGGTACCTATGAACACTTTGAGGCTGCAACGGGGGGCCAGCTGCTGACCAAGTGCCAGATCTGGTCCATTGTGCGCAAATACATGCAGAAAGAGGGCTGCGTCGGGGAGGTGAGCTAGCCCTGTCTTTGAGGCCCCTCTTGTATGTGCCCCAAACCGGGCTGCCAGGCCCAGCTCCACACCAGGCCAGCTCGTGACCCCAGGCAAGCCCCTATCTCTGTCCCAATGAGGTGGCAGCTGGCTCTGAGCAGAGGTGGTGAAGGGTGGGTTCCCTGGCCAAGGGTGTGGCCTGGCTGCCCTGAGGCATCAGTGGGTCCGCCTGTATACGGGTCCCAGGGCTGGCTGCCGTGGTTTAGGTTCACTACCACCTGCAGGTTGTGGTGCAGCTGAGTGAAGACCTGCTGTCCCAGGCAGTGATGATGGTGGAGAACAGCCGACCAACACTGGCCATCAACCTGACTGGAGCCCGCCAGTATTGGTTGGAGGGCATGCTGCGGCACGAGATAGGTCAGGGTGtggataggtgggtgggtgggtaggatGAGAGGAGACTGGGACGATGTGGGGGGCAGCTTGGGGCCCCAGTAACCCCACcctgtttctttcttccccttccttccggAGGATGGGCCCTTTCCCTTCGTGAGCAGCTACCTACCCCCTCTGGCTCCCAGAGGTAGGCCAGAACATGCCCGCCCAGTCTCTGGGCTCACTCCCATCTCTTGCTCCTTTTGGGTATTTTTTCTTCGCTCTACTTCCTCTCTGACTTCCCTTGACAGTGGGGACAAGGCTCCTGAGGCTCCGACAGGCCAGAGTACCCTGAGGGTCCCACTAGCCCCACCATCAGGGAGGCCCTCGAGGGTGGGTGGAAGGCCAGATCCTAGGAAGAAAATTAGTTGAGGACACAAAGCCAGGTTTTAGGAAGGGATAGATTGAGCTGAAAAGGAGAGCATGGGACACTAATTAGTAttcctttctgtctgtctctcctcatCAAGAATCCTGTGGCTCTGGGCAAAAGGTGTTTTTCCGCTGGGGTCATCAGCATGACTGTCAAAATGATATGGGCATGCAGGATGTGGGACTGGGGTGGTTTGTGAGTTCCTACACCTCTcctgggggcgtggggggcagtGTGAATTTGGGAGAGTTGTGTGTGTAGCCCTGAATGGATGCGGAAAGATTCTTGTGTGGGGGATTCTGAGTCTTTGGGTGTGAGCTCACCTGAGGAGGGTCTTCTGCCGCCTGGGGTTGGGTGAGTATGcattgggggcgggggcggggagaacTTGCTGAGAGCCTGAGTTTAGGGGCTGGAGTGCGTGGGAGTCACCGGCTAGAAGTCCTGCAGGATGTAGCAGGACAGGGCCCGGCAGGTTGGTCCCCCTATGCCCCACCCAGTTTCTCCTTCCCCTGGCCTTCCCTGCAGGCACTCACTACCTGCGGGGCGTGAACAACGCGCGGCAGCCGTGGCACAGCGCGGAAGGCCGCCTGCAGTACGGGCTGCGGCCCGCGAACCCCACCGAGGAGGGCCTGGCCAGCCTGCACAGCGTGCTCTTCCGCAAGCAGCCCTTTCTGTGGCGTGCAGCCCTGCTGTACTACACCATCCACCGTGCCTCGCGCATGTCCTTCCGCCAGCTCTTCCAGGACCTGGCGCGCTACGTGCAGGACGCGGACGTGCGCTGGGAGTACTGCGTGCGTGCCAAGCGCGGCCAGACAGACACCTCGCTGCCCGGTGGGCGCCGGCGCCGGCTTGGGGGATGCCCTGAAGGGGGGAGGActgggtgcagggtgggggagTGCCCTGACCCGGGGTGAGGGTGGGCGGCTTCGTTCCTTGGGGCTCACAGCCGTCCGGTGCCCACAGGCTGCTTCAGCAAGGATCAGGTGTACCTGGATGGCATCGTACGCATTTTGCGGCACCGCCAAACCATCGACTTCCCGTTGCTGACCTCACTGGGCAAGGTGAGGCTCCGTGCCCTCTAGAGATCCTAGCCAGCTCTCCTTGTGACACCAGTGTTCCCTGAGCCTCTGATGGCTGCTCGACTGAGGACAAGGTGCCAGGCTTCTCTGGTGAGGAGACCTGGGTGGAGGTGAACAAAAGAGAAGTGGCAGCCTGGCAGCCAAAAGTAGGTACTTGACCTAGACTGCAGGTGTGTGTAGCTAGCTGCATCTCAGAGGAGGCGAGCATTCACGCCCGGGGAGCAGTCAAGACAGCCTGGGAAGGAGGCTGGAGAAATGGCCAGGGACCAAGTGTCTGGCTCTGGGTATTTGTACCAGGCTGAGGAAGGAGACTGCACCTGAAGCAACAGGGTATAGGGTAGAGCTTTAGGCAGAGAAATGTCACTTTTGCtttagcaggctccctgtggatgTTAGATGGAAGGTGGATTAGACAGAGAGGCCTAGGGAAGGGGAGCACAGGTGGAGGAGGAAGCTGTCTTTGCAGTCACTCCTGCGGAGTTGATATTGGTCTGGTCTAACTGGGCAGTGGCcatgcagagggaggagcaagctgcAGAAAGCTCTTCGGAGAGTGGAATTCCTCTAACTCAATAGCCACCCTGACTTGGTAGGTAACATATCCCAGGTCCCTTCCCTCAAGCTGATATAGGGAACCTGTGAGGAAGGTGGGGCTGGCATAAGCTGGAGCCCAGGAGTTCAGTGTTTGGTGTGGGGTCTGAGATGCCTGAAGGAGATCCCAGGGAAGGTGTTCAGGAGGTAGTTGGATACCTAGGTTTGGAGGTGAGGGGAGAAGCTGGGTTGGAATTAGGAGTAGAGTTGTAGGGCACAGATGATAAAGGAAGATGTTGAGAGGGAAAGAACAAACACCCAGGACTAGGCCTGAGGGTACATAACATTGGGAGTGGAtccagaggggaaagggaggcCTTCCAGGAGCAGAGGGCAATGAGCCATTTGTACATGGTATGGAGCTGGGACCAGCTACCTGAAAGCCAGTGCTACCTCTGGCTATCCCTGAGGCCCAGCTTCCTTCTTGCAGGTGTCCTATGAGGATGTAGACCATCTGCGGCCCCATGGGGTGCTGGACAATACCCGGGTGCCCCACTTCATGCAGGACTTGGCGCGCTACCGGCAGCAGCTGGAACACATCATGGCCACCAACCGGCTGGATGAAGCAGAACTGGGCCGCTTGCTGCCTGACTGATGCTGGTGGATGGCTCCAGGCAGAGGCCCTGGGCAGAGGGCTCTGGAACAGCTCCCAGAACATGAAGCTGACTGTTCTGTGCTTCCATGGCCTGGGTGTTTCTTGGGGAATGGGAGGCCAGGAGCATCCCAGGAAGTAGGAGTGGCAGCAACAGAGGGTTGGTGTCCTTTGCTAGCCTCCCTGGGGCCTAGGGACCAGTAGTAGCATGCCAAGCAAACTGAGTTGGCCCTCCTACCTCCAGCTCTCTGTTGAGCAGAGGGGAAgcctgggcaggagggaggccgAGCatgatggggatggggggtggttTGGGAGTAGAAACTTGTTCTTGCATGAGATGGCTTTGGGTGTCTGCATACTCcagtctctcccttcccccacctggCCCCTCGGTGCTCCTTCAGCTTTCACGCTGTCTACCTCTCACTGGGTCCTGGTGGGGATCTCCTTTCTCCTGGGGTGACTGCCTGAGCCTGAGGGCCTGGCTTTCACACAGACTCAAGGGGCAGGGGTCCTGGTGGTAGAGAcccaggtgggctgggggtgctTTCTAGCATTTTGCCTCTCCCACTGGTCATGTATTTATTCCCTATGTATGTGCTCTGCTTCCTGGGACTGGGAGGCAGCAGCTTCTGAAGGTGTGGTGGAGGGAACAGAGCTCCTCTGGAAGGCATCACCTGTTCCTAACCTcactctcatctctctctttcacacatacacatacacatacacatacacacacacacacacac
The Vulpes lagopus strain Blue_001 chromosome 10, ASM1834538v1, whole genome shotgun sequence genome window above contains:
- the KIAA0895L gene encoding uncharacterized protein KIAA0895-like homolog isoform X1, whose product is MDTGKGVRGSYPDPWWQAPSPLNTWPGHCGAQGLLVLRPHRLIMVSTCPSVSPEVDSVGSWSDPAGCDPQDRMVLDSGAQVYEQAPPSPPASPSSLGHRLKPSDRDGTLLYPWPRSLALPLALSIPSALPPRPELQPFSELHLGHRGHMRRSESTYTVNSTGRRGGGTQGRAPPGRARDPGGGTLRSAASLPHIAKTRKDAGRGASKSPCMLVALRPTNMDRERDKFFQSHYTYNPQFEYQEPMPTAVLEKYCEASGQFIHQAVGIIEAVLEKFGTYEHFEAATGGQLLTKCQIWSIVRKYMQKEGCVGEVVVQLSEDLLSQAVMMVENSRPTLAINLTGARQYWLEGMLRHEIGTHYLRGVNNARQPWHSAEGRLQYGLRPANPTEEGLASLHSVLFRKQPFLWRAALLYYTIHRASRMSFRQLFQDLARYVQDADVRWEYCVRAKRGQTDTSLPGCFSKDQVYLDGIVRILRHRQTIDFPLLTSLGKVSYEDVDHLRPHGVLDNTRVPHFMQDLARYRQQLEHIMATNRLDEAELGRLLPD
- the KIAA0895L gene encoding uncharacterized protein KIAA0895-like homolog isoform X3, with amino-acid sequence MVLDSGAQVYEQAPPSPPASPSSLGHRLKPSDRDGTLLYPWPRSLALPLALSIPSALPPRPELQPFSELHLGHRGHMRRSESTYTVNSTGRRGGGTQGRAPPGRARDPGGGTLRSAASLPHIAKTRKDAGRGASKSPCMLVALRPTNMDRERDKFFQSHYTYNPQFEYQEPMPTAVLEKYCEASGQFIHQAVGIIEAVLEKFGTYEHFEAATGGQLLTKCQIWSIVRKYMQKEGCVGEVVVQLSEDLLSQAVMMVENSRPTLAINLTGARQYWLEGMLRHEIGTHYLRGVNNARQPWHSAEGRLQYGLRPANPTEEGLASLHSVLFRKQPFLWRAALLYYTIHRASRMSFRQLFQDLARYVQDADVRWEYCVRAKRGQTDTSLPGCFSKDQVYLDGIVRILRHRQTIDFPLLTSLGKVSYEDVDHLRPHGVLDNTRVPHFMQDLARYRQQLEHIMATNRLDEAELGRLLPD
- the KIAA0895L gene encoding uncharacterized protein KIAA0895-like homolog isoform X2, which translates into the protein MDTGKGVRGSYPDPWWQAPSPLNTWPGHCGAQGLLVLRPHRLIMVSTCPSVSPEVDSVGSWSDPAGCDPQDRMVLDSGAQVYEQAPPSPPASPSSLGHRLKPSDRDGTLLYPWPRSLALPLALSIPSALPPRPELQPFSELHLGHRGHMRRSESTYTVNSTGRRGGGTQGRAPPGRARDPGGGTLRSAASLPHIAKTRKDAGRGASKSPCMLVALRPTNMDRERDKFFQSHYTYNPQFEYQEPMPTAVLEKYCEASGQFIHQAVGIIEAVLEKFGTYEHFEAATGGQLLTKCQIWSIVRKYMQKEGCVGEVVVQLSEDLLSQAVMMVENSRPTLAINLTGARQYWLEGMLRHEIGWALSLREQLPTPSGSQRHSLPAGREQRAAAVAQRGRPPAVRAAAREPHRGGPGQPAQRALPQAALSVACSPAVLHHPPCLAHVLPPALPGPGALRAGRGRALGVLRACQARPDRHLAARLLQQGSGVPGWHRTHFAAPPNHRLPVADLTGQGVL